In Geobacillus kaustophilus, a genomic segment contains:
- a CDS encoding heptaprenyl diphosphate synthase component 1 gives MVKLASLKEQIERLLDHPYLREHVPAPAVDEDRLLLSLSMMTDAPAGPNEPDRCIIAMMLMQIALDTHDQVTDRGGDLRTRQLVVLAGDLYSGLYYDLLARSGDVALIRLFAEAVREINEQKVRLYEKKVERIETLFAAVGMIESALLAKLAERIGAPQWGEFAGHYLLLRRLLLEQEAFVRTGSSMLFEQMAHIAFPWAKGLTKEQKRHLLRLCERYIDHCKEALLAANLPMNDLLRFRMAELAGGFQAIVKKSVEEG, from the coding sequence ATGGTGAAATTGGCGTCATTGAAGGAACAAATCGAACGGCTGCTTGACCATCCGTATTTGCGCGAGCATGTGCCGGCCCCGGCTGTTGATGAAGACCGGCTGCTGCTTTCGCTGTCGATGATGACTGATGCTCCGGCGGGGCCGAATGAGCCGGACCGGTGCATCATCGCCATGATGCTCATGCAAATCGCCCTTGACACCCATGATCAGGTGACAGACCGCGGCGGCGATTTGCGGACGCGGCAGCTTGTCGTTTTGGCCGGCGACTTGTACAGCGGGCTTTATTACGACTTGCTGGCGCGCTCGGGCGATGTTGCGCTCATCCGTTTGTTCGCCGAAGCGGTCCGCGAGATTAATGAGCAAAAAGTGCGGCTGTATGAAAAAAAGGTGGAGCGGATCGAGACGCTGTTCGCCGCGGTCGGCATGATCGAGTCGGCGTTGCTTGCGAAGCTTGCCGAGCGCATCGGGGCGCCGCAATGGGGGGAATTTGCCGGCCATTACTTGCTTTTGCGGCGCTTGCTGCTTGAGCAGGAAGCGTTCGTCCGCACTGGGTCATCAATGCTGTTTGAGCAAATGGCGCATATCGCCTTTCCATGGGCCAAAGGGCTGACGAAAGAACAAAAGCGGCATTTGCTTCGCCTTTGCGAGCGTTATATTGACCATTGCAAGGAAGCGCTGCTGGCGGCGAATTTGCCGATGAACGACCTGCTGCGGTTTCGCATGGCGGAACTTGCCGGTGGATTTCAAGCCATCGTCAAAAAGTCGGTGGAAGAAGGGTAG
- the spoIVA gene encoding stage IV sporulation protein A — protein MEKVDIFKDIAERTGGDIYLGVVGAVRTGKSTFIKRFMELVVIPNIKNEADKARAQDELPQSAAGKTIMTTEPKFVPNQAVTVKVDEGLEVNIRLVDCVGYAVPGAKGYEDENGPRMIHTPWYEEPIPFQEAAEIGTRKVIQEHSTIGVVITTDGTIGEIPRQDYVEAEERVISELKEVGKPFIMIVNTVRPHHPETEALRRELAEKYDIPVLAMSVESMREADVYNVLREALYEFPVLEVNVNLPSWVMVLREDHWLRESYQEAVRDTVKDIKRLRDVDRVVQQFAEYDFIEKAALAGIEMGQGIAEIDLYAPDELYDQILKEIVGVEIRGKDHLLQLMQDFAHAKAEYDQIADALKMVKQTGYGIAAPALSDMSLDEPEIIRQGSRFGVRLKAVAPSIHMIKVDVESEFAPIIGTEKQSEELVRYLMQDFEDDPLSIWNSDIFGRSLSSIVREGIQAKLALMPENARYKLKETLERIINEGSGGLIAIIL, from the coding sequence TTGGAAAAGGTCGATATTTTTAAAGATATCGCCGAGCGGACCGGGGGCGACATTTATTTAGGGGTCGTCGGCGCCGTCCGCACCGGAAAATCGACGTTTATTAAACGGTTTATGGAGTTGGTCGTTATTCCGAACATTAAAAACGAAGCCGATAAAGCGCGCGCCCAAGATGAACTGCCGCAAAGCGCCGCCGGCAAGACGATCATGACGACAGAACCGAAGTTCGTGCCAAACCAGGCGGTGACGGTGAAAGTTGATGAGGGGCTTGAAGTCAACATCCGTCTTGTCGACTGCGTCGGCTACGCCGTGCCCGGCGCAAAAGGATATGAAGACGAAAACGGGCCGCGGATGATCCACACGCCTTGGTATGAAGAGCCGATCCCGTTCCAAGAGGCGGCGGAAATCGGGACAAGAAAAGTCATCCAAGAACATTCGACGATTGGAGTCGTCATTACGACGGACGGCACGATCGGGGAAATTCCGCGCCAAGACTATGTCGAAGCGGAAGAACGGGTCATTAGCGAGCTCAAAGAAGTCGGCAAGCCGTTCATTATGATCGTCAACACCGTTCGGCCGCACCATCCGGAAACCGAGGCGCTTCGCCGCGAGCTCGCCGAAAAGTACGACATTCCGGTGCTCGCCATGAGCGTGGAAAGCATGCGCGAAGCCGACGTGTATAACGTGCTTCGCGAAGCATTATATGAATTCCCGGTGCTTGAAGTGAACGTCAACTTGCCGAGCTGGGTGATGGTGCTGCGCGAAGATCATTGGCTGCGCGAAAGCTATCAAGAAGCGGTGCGCGACACAGTCAAAGACATTAAGCGGCTGCGCGATGTCGACCGGGTTGTACAGCAGTTTGCCGAGTACGATTTCATCGAAAAAGCGGCGCTTGCCGGCATCGAAATGGGGCAAGGGATCGCCGAAATTGACTTGTATGCACCGGATGAACTGTACGATCAAATTTTAAAAGAAATCGTCGGCGTCGAGATTCGCGGCAAAGACCATCTGCTTCAGCTCATGCAAGACTTTGCCCATGCGAAAGCGGAATATGACCAAATCGCCGACGCCCTGAAAATGGTCAAACAAACGGGCTACGGCATCGCTGCGCCCGCTTTGTCCGACATGAGTCTTGACGAACCGGAAATCATCCGCCAAGGATCGCGCTTTGGCGTCCGTTTGAAAGCCGTTGCGCCGTCGATTCATATGATCAAAGTTGACGTCGAATCGGAGTTTGCCCCGATCATTGGCACGGAAAAGCAAAGCGAAGAGCTCGTCCGCTATTTAATGCAAGACTTCGAAGACGATCCACTGTCGATTTGGAACTCTGACATTTTCGGCCGCTCGCTCAGCTCCATCGTTCGTGAAGGCATCCAGGCGAAACTTGCGCTCATGCCGGAAAACGCCCGCTACAAGCTGAAAGAAACGCTTGAGCGCATCATCAACGAAGGCTCCGGCGGCCTCATTGCGATTATTTTATAG
- a CDS encoding CheR family methyltransferase: MDDYAQFIAKVKRKTGIDLSLYKEAQMRRRLASLYMKKGLKSFAELFAAMEKEPALWHECLDRMTINVSEFYRNAKRWEVLEHTILPRLLSENPRPNVWSAACSTGEEPYTLAMVLAKRLPLHRVSVLATDIDDNALARARLGLYSERSLVELPEEMRKKFFTKEGEYYKIDEKIKQTVKFQKHNLLADPFPRNMDLIVCRNVLIYFTEEAKRMLYRKFHDALRTGGVLFVGSTEQIFNPGLYGFEVEETFFYRKK, translated from the coding sequence ATGGACGATTATGCGCAGTTCATTGCCAAAGTGAAGCGAAAAACAGGCATTGACTTATCGCTATATAAGGAAGCCCAGATGAGGCGGCGTTTGGCGTCGTTGTACATGAAAAAAGGGCTAAAGAGCTTTGCCGAGCTGTTTGCGGCGATGGAGAAAGAGCCGGCGCTATGGCATGAATGCTTGGATCGGATGACGATCAACGTCTCGGAGTTTTACCGGAACGCCAAGCGTTGGGAAGTGCTTGAGCACACCATTTTGCCGCGGCTTTTGTCGGAAAACCCGCGCCCGAACGTGTGGAGTGCTGCCTGCTCAACCGGCGAGGAGCCGTATACGCTCGCGATGGTGCTCGCAAAACGATTGCCGCTTCACCGCGTGTCGGTGTTGGCGACCGACATTGACGATAATGCGCTCGCCCGCGCGCGCCTCGGTTTGTACAGCGAACGGTCGCTTGTAGAGCTGCCCGAGGAAATGAGAAAAAAGTTTTTTACGAAAGAAGGCGAGTATTATAAAATAGACGAAAAGATCAAACAGACAGTCAAGTTTCAAAAGCACAACTTGCTCGCGGATCCGTTTCCGCGCAACATGGATTTGATCGTCTGCCGCAACGTGCTCATTTATTTTACGGAAGAGGCGAAGCGGATGCTGTATCGCAAATTTCACGACGCGCTCCGGACGGGAGGCGTACTGTTTGTCGGCAGCACGGAGCAGATTTTCAATCCCGGCTTGTACGGCTTTGAAGTCGAGGAGACGTTCTTTTACCGGAAGAAGTAG
- the aroC gene encoding chorismate synthase produces MRYLTAGESHGPQLTAILEGVPAGLELCAEHINTELARRQKGYGRGRRMQIEKDEVKIVGGVRHGKTLGSPIALVVENRDFTHWRTIMAIEPIEDEAEVKRKVTRPRPGHADLNGALKYGHRDMRNVLERSSARETTVRVAAGAVAKRILEEVGIRVAGHVIEIGGVRAKKLDYRSLEELQAVTEESPVRCFDLEAGQKMMEAIDWAKKNGDSIGGIVEVIVEGVPAGVGSYVHYDRKLDAKIAAAIVSINAFKGVEFGIGFEAARRPGSEVHDEIIWSPEQGFSRRTNRAGGFEGGVTTGMPIVVRGVMKPIPTLYKPLQSVDIETKEPFAASIERSDSCAVPAASVVAEAVVAWEVAAAIVEQFGQDRMDLIKENVERARRYAKEF; encoded by the coding sequence ATGCGGTATTTGACAGCAGGGGAATCGCACGGGCCGCAATTGACGGCCATTTTGGAAGGGGTGCCGGCCGGGCTTGAGCTGTGCGCCGAGCATATCAATACAGAGCTGGCGCGCCGGCAAAAAGGATATGGACGCGGCCGCCGCATGCAGATCGAAAAAGATGAGGTAAAAATCGTCGGCGGCGTCCGGCACGGGAAAACGCTCGGCTCGCCGATTGCGCTCGTGGTTGAAAACCGTGATTTTACACATTGGCGAACGATTATGGCGATCGAGCCGATCGAGGACGAAGCGGAAGTAAAGCGGAAAGTGACGCGTCCGCGCCCAGGACATGCTGATTTAAACGGCGCCCTGAAATACGGCCATCGCGATATGCGCAACGTGCTGGAGCGCTCGTCAGCGCGTGAAACGACGGTGCGCGTGGCGGCCGGGGCGGTGGCAAAGCGCATTTTGGAAGAGGTCGGCATCCGCGTCGCGGGCCATGTCATCGAAATCGGCGGCGTGCGCGCAAAGAAGCTCGATTATCGTTCGCTTGAAGAATTGCAGGCAGTGACGGAAGAATCGCCGGTGCGTTGCTTTGATTTGGAGGCGGGGCAAAAAATGATGGAAGCGATCGATTGGGCGAAGAAAAACGGCGATTCGATCGGCGGCATTGTCGAAGTGATCGTGGAAGGCGTTCCGGCCGGAGTGGGCAGCTACGTCCATTACGATCGAAAGCTTGATGCGAAAATCGCGGCCGCGATCGTCAGCATCAACGCGTTTAAAGGCGTCGAATTCGGGATCGGCTTTGAAGCGGCGCGCCGTCCGGGAAGCGAAGTGCACGATGAAATCATTTGGAGCCCAGAACAAGGCTTTTCGCGCCGGACGAACCGGGCGGGCGGCTTTGAAGGAGGAGTGACGACCGGGATGCCGATCGTCGTGCGCGGAGTGATGAAGCCGATTCCGACGCTGTATAAGCCGCTTCAAAGCGTGGATATCGAGACGAAAGAGCCGTTTGCGGCAAGCATTGAACGGTCGGACAGCTGCGCCGTGCCGGCGGCGAGCGTCGTCGCCGAGGCGGTCGTCGCCTGGGAAGTGGCGGCGGCGATCGTTGAGCAGTTTGGGCAGGACCGGATGGACTTGATTAAGGAAAATGTGGAACGCGCCCGCCGTTATGCAAAGGAGTTTTGA
- the hepT gene encoding heptaprenyl diphosphate synthase component II, with translation MKLKAMYSFLSDDLAAVEEELERTVRSEYGPLGEAALHLLQAGGKRIRPVFVLLSARFGHYDFERIKHVAVALELIHMASLVHDDVIDDADVRRGRPTIKARWSNRFAMYTGDYLFARSLERMAELESPRAHQVLAKTIVEVCRGEIEQIKDKYRFDQPLRTYLRRIRRKTALLIAASCQLGAFAAGAPEAVANRLYWFGHYVGMSFQITDDILDFTSTEEQLGKPAGSDLQQGNVTLPVLYALCDEQVRAKITAVNADTDAEEMAAVLAAIKQTDAIERSYALSDRYLEKALGLLNELPANEARTLLHDLALYIGKRDY, from the coding sequence ATGAAGTTAAAGGCGATGTATTCGTTTTTAAGCGATGATTTGGCGGCGGTCGAAGAGGAGCTGGAGCGGACGGTAAGATCCGAATACGGGCCGCTCGGGGAAGCGGCGCTCCATTTATTGCAAGCGGGCGGAAAGCGCATCCGTCCCGTTTTTGTCTTGCTGTCCGCCCGCTTTGGCCATTATGATTTCGAACGGATTAAACATGTAGCCGTAGCGCTCGAACTCATCCATATGGCATCGCTCGTTCACGATGATGTCATCGATGACGCCGACGTGCGGCGCGGGCGGCCGACGATCAAGGCGAGATGGAGCAACCGCTTTGCCATGTATACAGGCGATTACCTCTTCGCCCGTTCGCTTGAGCGGATGGCGGAGCTTGAGAGTCCCCGCGCTCATCAAGTGTTGGCGAAAACGATCGTTGAAGTGTGCCGCGGGGAAATCGAGCAAATCAAGGATAAATACCGATTTGATCAGCCGCTTCGCACGTACTTGCGGCGCATCCGCCGAAAAACGGCGCTATTGATCGCCGCCAGCTGCCAGCTTGGCGCCTTTGCCGCCGGCGCGCCGGAAGCCGTGGCCAATCGGCTGTATTGGTTCGGCCATTACGTCGGCATGTCGTTTCAAATTACCGATGACATTCTCGATTTCACCAGCACGGAAGAGCAACTCGGCAAGCCGGCTGGAAGCGATTTGCAGCAAGGAAACGTCACCCTCCCCGTGCTGTATGCCCTTTGTGATGAACAGGTGCGGGCAAAAATTACGGCCGTCAACGCGGACACGGATGCCGAGGAGATGGCGGCGGTGCTAGCGGCCATTAAACAGACGGACGCCATCGAACGATCGTATGCGCTAAGCGATCGCTATTTGGAAAAGGCGCTCGGCCTGCTCAACGAGCTGCCGGCCAACGAAGCGCGCACGCTGCTTCATGATCTCGCTCTATACATCGGAAAAAGGGATTATTAG
- the ndk gene encoding nucleoside-diphosphate kinase, protein MAERTFIMVKPDGVQRNLIGEIVARFEKKGFQLVGAKLMQVSRELAEQHYAEHKERPFFGELVDFITSGPVFAMVWEGENVIAAARQMMGKTNPQEAAPGTIRGDFGLTVGKNVIHGSDSPQSAEREINLFFKEEELVSYSKQINAWLY, encoded by the coding sequence ATGGCAGAACGGACATTCATCATGGTGAAACCAGACGGGGTTCAGCGCAATTTGATCGGCGAGATTGTCGCCCGTTTTGAAAAAAAAGGCTTCCAGCTTGTCGGCGCGAAGCTGATGCAAGTGTCGCGCGAACTCGCCGAGCAACATTACGCTGAACATAAAGAGCGCCCGTTTTTCGGCGAGCTTGTCGACTTTATCACTTCGGGGCCAGTGTTTGCCATGGTGTGGGAGGGCGAGAACGTGATCGCCGCCGCTCGGCAAATGATGGGGAAAACGAATCCGCAGGAGGCTGCCCCTGGCACGATCCGCGGCGATTTCGGCTTGACGGTCGGCAAAAACGTCATCCACGGCTCCGACTCGCCGCAAAGCGCCGAACGCGAAATCAACTTGTTCTTTAAAGAAGAAGAGCTCGTCAGTTATTCGAAACAGATCAATGCATGGCTGTACTGA
- the aroB gene encoding 3-dehydroquinate synthase: protein MIERTIETATKRYPLLLGDGAARELPSLLRSLACPPGTKLFIITDDTVAPLYLDEVRALLAAAEYDVYAYVIPSGEAAKSFDNYYACQTAAIKCGLDRRSVIVSLGGGVVGDLAGFVAATYMRGIRYIQMPTTLLAHDSAVGGKVAINHPLGKNMIGAFHQPEAVVYDTAFLRTLPEREIRSGFAEVIKHALIRDRRFYEWLRAEIKTLADLYGDKLAYCIEKGIDIKASVVREDEKETGVRAHLNFGHTLGHALESELGYGTLTHGEAVAIGMLFAVFVSERFYGRSFAEHRLADWFSGYGFPVSLPAAVQTSRLLEKMKSDKKAYAGTVRMVLLCEIGDVEVAELEDDKLLAWLNEFARRGENDDSRHSRSDYSGSK, encoded by the coding sequence ATGATCGAACGGACGATTGAAACGGCGACAAAGCGTTATCCGCTTCTGTTGGGGGACGGAGCGGCCCGCGAGCTGCCAAGCTTGCTTCGGTCGCTCGCCTGCCCGCCGGGGACGAAGCTTTTCATCATCACCGACGATACAGTAGCGCCTCTTTATTTGGACGAGGTGCGGGCGTTGCTTGCCGCCGCTGAGTATGATGTGTACGCCTACGTCATTCCAAGCGGGGAAGCAGCCAAGTCGTTTGACAACTATTACGCCTGCCAGACGGCGGCCATCAAGTGCGGGCTCGACCGCCGCTCGGTGATTGTCTCGCTTGGCGGCGGCGTCGTCGGCGATTTGGCGGGATTTGTCGCCGCCACCTATATGCGCGGCATCCGTTACATTCAAATGCCGACAACACTTTTGGCCCATGACAGCGCCGTCGGCGGCAAAGTCGCGATCAACCATCCGCTCGGCAAAAATATGATCGGCGCTTTTCACCAGCCGGAGGCAGTCGTATATGACACCGCCTTTTTGCGCACGCTGCCTGAGCGCGAGATTCGATCCGGGTTTGCTGAGGTGATCAAGCACGCGCTCATCCGTGACCGTCGGTTTTACGAGTGGCTGCGCGCAGAAATCAAGACGCTTGCTGACTTGTATGGCGACAAGCTCGCCTATTGCATTGAAAAGGGTATTGACATTAAGGCCTCCGTCGTGCGTGAGGATGAGAAGGAAACCGGGGTGCGCGCCCATTTGAATTTCGGCCATACGCTCGGCCATGCGCTGGAAAGCGAATTAGGCTACGGCACGCTTACTCATGGGGAGGCGGTCGCGATCGGCATGCTGTTTGCCGTCTTTGTCAGCGAACGGTTTTACGGCCGGTCGTTTGCTGAACACCGGCTGGCCGACTGGTTTTCTGGATACGGATTTCCAGTTTCGCTGCCGGCAGCGGTGCAGACGAGCCGCCTGCTCGAAAAGATGAAAAGCGACAAAAAGGCGTACGCCGGCACGGTGCGGATGGTGCTTCTCTGTGAGATCGGCGACGTCGAAGTGGCGGAACTCGAAGACGACAAACTGCTCGCGTGGCTGAACGAGTTTGCCAGACGGGGGGAGAACGATGATTCGCGGCATTCGCGGAGCGATTACAGTGGATCGAAATGA
- the mtrB gene encoding trp RNA-binding attenuation protein MtrB, producing the protein MYTNSDFVVIKALEDGVNVIGLTRGADTRFHHSEKLDKGEVLIAQFTEHTSAIKVRGKAYIQTRHGVVESEGKK; encoded by the coding sequence ATGTACACAAACAGCGATTTTGTCGTCATTAAAGCGCTCGAAGACGGGGTGAACGTCATTGGGCTGACGCGCGGCGCGGACACAAGATTTCACCATTCGGAAAAGCTTGACAAAGGCGAAGTGTTGATCGCTCAGTTCACGGAACATACGTCGGCGATCAAAGTGAGAGGCAAAGCGTATATTCAAACGCGCCACGGTGTGGTTGAATCGGAAGGGAAAAAGTAA
- a CDS encoding HU family DNA-binding protein — protein MNKTELINVVAETSGLSKKDATKAVDAVFDSITEALRKGDKVQLIGFGNFEVRERAARKGRNPQTGEEMEIPASKVPAFKPGKALKDAVK, from the coding sequence ATGAACAAAACGGAATTGATCAACGTGGTCGCTGAAACAAGCGGTCTTTCCAAAAAAGATGCAACAAAAGCCGTTGATGCGGTGTTTGATTCCATTACAGAAGCGTTGCGAAAAGGCGATAAAGTGCAATTAATCGGTTTTGGAAACTTTGAAGTGCGCGAGCGCGCTGCTCGGAAAGGACGCAACCCGCAAACGGGCGAAGAAATGGAAATTCCGGCAAGCAAAGTTCCTGCATTCAAACCGGGCAAAGCATTGAAAGATGCCGTCAAGTAA
- the folE gene encoding GTP cyclohydrolase I FolE — MPEINFAQIEYAVRLILEAIGEDPNREGLVDTPKRVAKMYAEVFAGLQEDPKQHFQTVFSEEHEELVLVKDIPFYSMCEHHLVPFFGAAHVAYIPREGKVTGLSKLARAVEAVARRPQLQERITATIADSIVEALEPHGVMVVVEAEHMCMTMRGVKKPGAKTVTTAVRGVFETDANARAEVLSLIKA, encoded by the coding sequence ATGCCAGAGATCAATTTTGCGCAAATTGAATATGCGGTCCGCCTCATTCTCGAGGCCATCGGGGAAGACCCGAACCGCGAAGGGCTCGTCGATACGCCGAAGAGGGTGGCGAAAATGTACGCCGAGGTGTTCGCTGGTCTGCAGGAAGACCCGAAGCAGCACTTTCAAACCGTATTCAGCGAGGAACATGAGGAGCTTGTGCTCGTCAAAGATATTCCGTTTTATTCGATGTGCGAACACCATTTAGTGCCGTTTTTTGGCGCTGCCCACGTCGCCTATATTCCTCGGGAAGGGAAAGTGACCGGGCTGAGCAAGCTCGCTCGAGCTGTTGAGGCGGTGGCGCGCCGTCCGCAGCTGCAAGAGCGCATCACGGCAACGATCGCGGATTCGATCGTCGAGGCGCTTGAGCCGCATGGGGTGATGGTCGTCGTTGAGGCGGAGCATATGTGCATGACGATGCGCGGAGTGAAAAAACCGGGGGCCAAAACAGTGACAACAGCGGTGCGCGGCGTGTTTGAAACCGATGCCAACGCCCGCGCTGAAGTGCTTTCGTTAATCAAAGCGTAA
- the aroH gene encoding chorismate mutase yields the protein MIRGIRGAITVDRNDAEEIVAATETLLGEMIRANDVAAADVSFVLISVTDDITAAFPAQALRRLDGWTYVPVMCTREIPVPGSLPRCIRVMMTVATEKKQEEICHVYLKEAVVLRPDLSLTKKTEM from the coding sequence ATGATTCGCGGCATTCGCGGAGCGATTACAGTGGATCGAAATGACGCCGAGGAAATCGTGGCGGCAACTGAAACGCTGCTTGGTGAAATGATCCGCGCAAACGATGTCGCCGCCGCCGACGTGTCGTTTGTGCTCATTTCCGTCACCGACGACATCACCGCCGCGTTTCCGGCGCAGGCGCTGCGCCGGTTGGACGGCTGGACGTATGTTCCGGTCATGTGCACGAGGGAAATTCCGGTTCCCGGTTCATTGCCGCGCTGCATCCGCGTCATGATGACGGTGGCGACGGAGAAGAAGCAAGAAGAGATTTGCCACGTGTATTTAAAAGAGGCGGTCGTGCTGCGCCCCGATTTGTCGTTGACAAAAAAAACAGAAATGTAA
- the menG gene encoding demethylmenaquinone methyltransferase, with protein sequence MHQSKEERVHRVFEKISAHYDRMNSVISFRRHLKWREDVMRRMNVQKGKRALDVCCGTADWAIALAEAVGPEGEVYGLDFSENMLKVGEQKVKARGLGNVKLIHGNAMQLPFPDNSFDYVTIGFGLRNVPDYMTVLTEMHRVTKPGGMTVCLETSQPTLFGFRQLYYFYFRFIMPLFGKLLAKSYEEYSWLQESAREFPGRDELAEMFREAGFVDVEVKPYTFGVAAMHLGYKR encoded by the coding sequence ATGCATCAATCGAAAGAAGAGCGGGTCCATCGCGTATTTGAAAAAATTTCTGCACATTATGACCGGATGAATTCGGTCATCAGCTTCCGCCGCCATTTGAAATGGCGCGAAGACGTCATGCGGAGGATGAATGTGCAAAAAGGGAAAAGGGCGCTCGACGTTTGCTGCGGAACGGCCGACTGGGCGATCGCGCTGGCTGAAGCGGTCGGGCCGGAAGGGGAAGTGTACGGCCTTGACTTCAGCGAAAACATGCTGAAAGTCGGCGAACAAAAGGTGAAGGCGCGCGGCCTTGGCAATGTCAAGCTCATTCACGGCAACGCCATGCAGCTGCCGTTTCCCGACAATTCGTTCGATTATGTGACGATCGGCTTTGGCTTGCGCAACGTTCCTGATTATATGACGGTGCTTACGGAAATGCACCGCGTCACCAAGCCGGGCGGCATGACTGTCTGTCTGGAAACGTCGCAGCCGACGTTGTTTGGCTTCCGCCAGCTTTACTATTTTTATTTTCGGTTTATTATGCCGCTGTTTGGCAAGCTGTTGGCGAAAAGCTATGAGGAATACTCGTGGCTGCAGGAATCGGCGCGCGAATTTCCAGGGCGGGACGAGCTGGCCGAGATGTTCCGCGAAGCCGGTTTCGTCGATGTCGAGGTCAAACCGTACACGTTCGGCGTAGCGGCCATGCATTTAGGCTATAAACGATGA
- a CDS encoding NAD(P)H-dependent glycerol-3-phosphate dehydrogenase, translated as MENIAVLGAGSWGTALALVLADNGHYVRLWGHRTEQINEINEKRTNEKYLPGVRLPDAIIGYDDLCAALDGVAIVVLAVPTKAIRSVLADVRACLAAPITVVAVSKGIEPGTHKRVSEMVAEEMGEWLADVVVLSGPSHAEEVVLRHPTTVAVSSPNMEAARRIQDIFMNHHYFRVYTNPDLIGVEVGGALKNIIALAAGISDGLGYGDNAKAALITRGLAEIARLGCALGANPLTFAGLTGVGDLIVTCTSVHSRNWRAGYMLGQGKKLDEVLESMGMVVEGVRTTKAAYELAKKLGVKMPITEALYDVLFAGKDPKEAVDSLMARGKKEEMDDLNNIFAEQE; from the coding sequence ATGGAGAACATCGCTGTATTGGGGGCTGGAAGCTGGGGGACTGCGCTGGCGCTCGTATTGGCTGACAATGGACACTACGTCCGGCTCTGGGGTCATCGGACCGAGCAGATCAACGAAATTAACGAAAAGCGGACGAATGAAAAGTATTTGCCGGGCGTTCGCCTGCCGGACGCCATTATCGGTTATGACGACCTTTGCGCTGCGCTTGACGGCGTGGCGATCGTTGTGCTCGCCGTGCCGACTAAAGCGATCCGCTCGGTGCTTGCGGATGTGCGCGCCTGCTTGGCGGCGCCGATCACCGTCGTCGCTGTCAGCAAAGGGATTGAACCGGGAACGCATAAGCGGGTGTCGGAAATGGTCGCCGAAGAAATGGGGGAATGGCTTGCAGATGTTGTCGTTCTCTCCGGGCCGAGCCATGCCGAGGAAGTCGTGCTCCGCCACCCGACGACCGTGGCGGTATCGTCGCCAAATATGGAAGCGGCGCGCCGCATTCAAGACATCTTTATGAACCATCACTATTTTCGCGTGTATACGAACCCGGATTTAATCGGCGTCGAAGTCGGCGGGGCGCTGAAAAATATCATCGCTTTGGCCGCCGGCATCAGCGACGGGCTCGGCTATGGGGATAACGCCAAAGCCGCTCTTATTACAAGGGGGCTCGCCGAGATCGCCCGCCTCGGCTGCGCCCTCGGCGCCAACCCGCTGACGTTCGCCGGTTTGACGGGAGTCGGCGATTTGATCGTCACGTGTACGAGCGTTCATTCCCGCAACTGGCGGGCCGGCTACATGCTCGGCCAAGGAAAAAAGCTGGACGAGGTGCTCGAGAGCATGGGGATGGTCGTCGAAGGGGTGCGGACGACAAAAGCCGCCTATGAGCTGGCGAAAAAGCTTGGCGTGAAGATGCCGATCACCGAAGCTCTCTATGACGTATTGTTTGCGGGAAAAGACCCGAAAGAGGCGGTCGATTCGCTCATGGCGCGCGGAAAAAAAGAGGAAATGGATGACTTAAACAACATTTTTGCCGAACAAGAATGA
- a CDS encoding DUF2768 domain-containing protein, producing the protein MSPALAKMWIAIASMVFMFISVGFIYLSRYKVKMKWLRFLLALVAYILLIFAGIIIIFVVFSGPTPQ; encoded by the coding sequence ATGTCACCGGCGTTAGCGAAAATGTGGATCGCCATCGCCTCGATGGTGTTTATGTTTATTTCCGTCGGCTTCATTTACTTAAGCCGCTACAAAGTCAAGATGAAATGGCTTCGCTTCCTGTTGGCGCTCGTCGCCTACATTCTTTTGATTTTCGCCGGCATCATCATTATTTTCGTCGTATTCAGCGGACCGACACCGCAATAG